A single genomic interval of Zobellia nedashkovskayae harbors:
- a CDS encoding head GIN domain-containing protein, which translates to MTTLIRIAIAFLVALFLSSCGFDVNIGDFGSGEKGNGTVVTDDRAITDEFTKVSSSEGLTVYVTQANEFNIKVEADENIIDLIATDIKNGKLRIHAKQNIGRATKKVYVSLPVVSNLSASSGSQLRVENTIESDDLEIDGSSGAQIDVEVVTDALEIDASSGASLTISGKTNRANVDVSSGGNINAKTLLTKTCTADASSGGNMKIQVSETLVADASSGGNVAYTGNANVKTKKSVSGSVHKY; encoded by the coding sequence ATGACAACTTTAATTCGTATTGCAATTGCATTTTTAGTAGCACTGTTTTTATCTTCCTGTGGTTTTGACGTCAATATTGGCGACTTTGGCTCCGGTGAAAAAGGTAATGGAACCGTAGTAACGGACGATAGAGCCATAACAGATGAGTTCACAAAAGTATCTTCATCCGAAGGTCTTACAGTGTATGTAACTCAGGCCAATGAATTTAATATTAAAGTAGAGGCCGATGAAAACATAATTGACCTCATTGCTACGGATATTAAGAACGGAAAATTACGTATACACGCAAAGCAGAATATTGGCAGGGCTACCAAGAAAGTTTACGTTTCACTTCCTGTAGTTTCCAATTTAAGTGCATCAAGCGGATCACAACTGCGTGTTGAAAACACTATAGAAAGTGATGATCTTGAAATAGATGGTAGTAGTGGTGCACAAATAGATGTTGAAGTAGTTACAGATGCTCTTGAAATAGACGCCAGTAGTGGTGCAAGTCTTACAATATCCGGTAAAACCAATCGTGCAAATGTAGACGTAAGCAGCGGTGGTAATATCAATGCAAAAACACTTTTAACCAAAACCTGTACGGCAGATGCCAGTAGTGGTGGGAATATGAAAATTCAAGTTTCCGAAACCCTCGTAGCAGATGCCAGTAGTGGCGGGAACGTAGCCTATACCGGTAATGCTAACGTAAAAACTAAAAAATCTGTTTCGGGTAGCGTACACAAATATTAA